The proteins below come from a single Chloroflexota bacterium genomic window:
- a CDS encoding amidohydrolase family protein encodes MPVIDADAHVIETDRTWQFAESSLREYAPVAANGDGVPTPMGDYWLIDGAVRSRLGNIGKLFPKESREMLDVSARLRHMDELGTDIQVLFPSILTPYTERPEVEEAFCQTYNRWLADVWRQSPQRLRWAAILPLMNMQHALTELRFARDHGACAVFVRSIEGDRQLIDPYFFPLYEEASKLDVPICVHASVGSSALDRILSQGRDTGNFLRFKLTVVGACHQVITNRIPDQFPKLRFGFIETSSQWVPFVVNDLLRRFQRQGWEIASGSELLKRDRIYVTCQNDDDLPFVLKYAGEDNLIIGSDYGHADNATEMEALRHLQERTDVEPTVIKKILDDNPRALYGL; translated from the coding sequence ATGCCCGTCATCGACGCGGATGCCCACGTCATCGAAACTGACCGCACCTGGCAATTCGCCGAAAGCTCTCTGCGCGAGTACGCGCCGGTGGCCGCCAACGGCGACGGCGTCCCTACGCCGATGGGCGACTATTGGCTGATCGATGGCGCTGTGCGGTCCCGCTTGGGGAACATCGGAAAACTATTCCCCAAAGAATCGCGGGAGATGCTGGACGTATCGGCGCGCCTCCGCCACATGGATGAGCTGGGGACTGACATCCAGGTGCTTTTCCCGTCGATCCTCACGCCATACACCGAGCGGCCGGAGGTGGAAGAGGCCTTCTGCCAGACGTACAACCGATGGCTGGCAGACGTGTGGCGTCAGAGCCCGCAGCGGCTTCGCTGGGCAGCGATCCTGCCTCTGATGAACATGCAGCACGCCCTCACCGAGCTCCGATTCGCGCGAGACCACGGCGCGTGCGCGGTCTTCGTCCGCAGCATCGAGGGCGATCGCCAGCTCATCGATCCGTACTTCTTTCCACTGTACGAGGAGGCGAGCAAGCTCGACGTCCCCATCTGCGTGCACGCCTCGGTTGGGAGCTCGGCGCTCGACCGCATCCTGAGCCAGGGGCGGGACACGGGCAATTTTCTGCGCTTCAAGCTCACGGTCGTCGGGGCTTGCCACCAGGTGATCACCAACAGGATTCCGGACCAGTTCCCCAAGCTCCGGTTCGGCTTCATCGAGACGAGCTCGCAGTGGGTCCCCTTCGTGGTCAACGATCTGCTCCGGCGATTTCAGCGGCAGGGCTGGGAGATCGCCAGCGGCAGCGAGCTGCTGAAGCGGGACCGGATCTACGTCACATGCCAGAACGACGACGATCTACCCTTCGTGCTGAAATATGCCGGCGAGGACAACCTGATCATCGGGTCCGACTATGGCCACGCCGACAACGCGACGGAGATGGAGGCGCTCCGCCACCTGCAGGAGCGGACGGACGTCGAGCCCACGGTCATCAAGAAGATCCTGGACGACAACCCGCGGGCCCTGTACGGACTGTAG